The Trypanosoma brucei gambiense DAL972 chromosome 10, complete sequence genome has a segment encoding these proteins:
- a CDS encoding dynein light chain, putative: protein MSDETPQEGPKSPGSDTAPAPVAADDSPETVSGQEAGSSSNAEKEAMGSSAAPAAATGPPAGAQEDHDSEEEDTAAGTGSAPDAAVDINGVPANDVKNIILQVLSPCFDDEGGEDDAQRYDHIKAHGWIQHICDGIMEKLLAMRRPYKFVVHCVIMRKSGAGIHLCSSCYYGQADGWVNHAHDLSAHVYAVVSVYWSVI from the coding sequence ATGTCTGATGAGACGCCTCAGGAGGGGCCTAAAAGCCCggggtctgacaccgcaccCGCACCAGTTGCCGCTGACGACTCACCCGAAACGGTGTCAGGGCAGGAGGCGGGATCTAGTTCCAACGCCGAGAAGGAAGCGATGGGGTCCTCAGCGGCTCCGGCAGCTGCTACGGGACCACCAGCTGGTGCACAGGAAGATCATGACAGCGAGGAGGAAGACACTGCAGCAGGAACCGGGTCGGCGCCGGATGCTGCCGTCGACATTAACGGTGTTCCCGCTAATGATGTGAAGAACATTATCCTGCAGGTCCTTAGCCCTTGCTTTGATGACGAGGGTGGCGAAGATGACGCGCAGCGCTACGACCATATCAAAGCACACGGATGGATTCAACACATTTGCGATGGAATTATGGAAAAACTACTGGCAATGCGCCGCCCCTACAAATTTGTTGTTCACTGTGTAATCATGCGGAAATCAGGTGCGGGCATTCACTTGTGTTCTAGTTGCTACTATGGCCAGGCGGATGGGTGGGTGAACCATGCGCATGACCTCTCTGCGCATGTCTACGCAGTGGTAAGTGTTTATTGGAGCGTGATTTAA